The window cgTGCGTTGTGTGTCAAGGGAGAAAATCGGATTTGCGGCAAGACAAAACAAGGGAAACCAGGTCAAATACACAGTCAGTATTTGAGtcgcgcgaagagaaaaagagccgCGCGGGCCGCTCCCGCAAAGCAGGCGCGGTCGAGAATCTTGTCTCAAACGCAAGAGACCCGAAGCTGGAGCAGATGAAGCCAAGGATGAAGAAAAGAAGTGAGTCCTGTACACCGTGtacaaaagaagagaaaaaagagacccTGCAGAGGACGTGAGGAGGTGTGGTAGCCtcgaacgcagagaaacactCATGCGCAACGGGGGTCAAGAGCGGTCCCGAATCGGAGACTGCGCAGtttcgggtgtacgtacacatTGCGCTTTCGCCACCCACTTGTTCCTGCTCCGGTGGTCTCTTTTTAGCGCCGTTTGTGCTTTTCGtcctctgctcttcctttttctggagCCTGTAAGAGCACAGCGTAACGGCGAGAATTCCGCACCGGGTGTctcgaaggaagaggcgggcgagCGCTCGGAGACCGACCGGCTGCATGTACTCGCGAGACACCAGCTGTCGCGCACGGCGCGCGCACGGTCGCAGGCTGGACTGGACTATAAGCCGAGACCGGACGGGAGAAAGCGGCGGAAAAGGCGGGCCGggctgaagagaaaacccCCACTACTCTCGACATGtgctgcgagagaagagagacacacgggtCCTCCTGACGTGCGACTGTTTTCCCTTGCAACaagtctgttttctctcttctcttctctcttctctcgctttctctctcgcccctttttgttcgcggcgcctctccccttcttccccgttcccgtctctcctgggTCTCTTCCCTAGTCCACCAAAACCTCCGTGTGCTGTGCGGGGCTCCGtcgatctctctcctccctcttcagtttctcgcctccactttccttcccttcccgtttccgtttttcgtcttctctccttcactcTCTCGACCTCCACAGTCTCCAGCCTCCccgccgtttcctcgtctttctcttgcgctctccctctctcacACCCCCTCCTTGTTCTTTTCGtgcttctcctttttctctcctggttTTTCACGGCCTTCCTTTCTAGGGTGTCTCCGatccgtttttctttctcgccgcttccgtcCAAAATGAACTCTGGGGGCAAGTACGTTCCGCCGAGCCTGCGCGGTGGAGCGCAGCCTGGCGCCGCGCAAGGTGGCCTCCAAGGCTCCGCAGCGCCCGCGGCTTTCGCTCCTTCCGctgtcccttcctcgccctaCGGCGCCGCAGGTCCggcgctctcttcgtcgcccgcctcctccctgAACGCCGGCGGTGTCTCCCCCGGCGATGACGTGTCTCCTCAAGGCGTGAGTCCGAACCAGCGACGCACAGCTGCTCAGGTTCTCGCGGGCATGTCGGGGACCGGAGCCTCTCGACGCGCGAAGGCTTCTTATCCGCTGCGCGTCGTCGAAGTCGACAGCCTCGTGCTCATGAAGGTTCTCAAACACTGCAAGGAAAACTACCCGACACCCGTGAACGGCCAACTCCTCGGGATCGACTGCAAAGACAGACTGGAAGTCACCAActgcttccctctccctcaaAAGAAGGTGAGCGaaaggcgcagagaaggggTCTGGACGCATCGGAGGCAGAGGgccgagaaggagggagacgtGCGCAAAAGGAAGGGGACAGACGCCGAGcggatgaagaggaagaacgagcgggagaaagagggggagaTGAGGAGAGCGTTGAGTGGGGGCGCGAAAGGACCGCAGCgacagagcgaagaagaacggaaaagaggcagacggggaacaaaggaggaggagacggagaaggtggcgtgagggaagaaaagagacagggcggaGGAGGGTTCGCGAGGCTGTGTCGAGACATTCGGCAAGGCAGGCAAAGGCCTCGAGGGTCGATTTGGTTTttgcgagaggagacggcagatAAATGCATGTCCTTCCATCCggtcccttttttctcgcctcctgccttccactcgtcccttcttcgtaCTGTCTCGCGCTCCACGCGTGGGGACGAGATCCGGCGTGTGCGCATTCATCGGGCTGTCAGAGGTCCTCCGGTATTTTTGTCGTGTTTCCTCGGGCGCACTCCTGTGCGGCGTTTTGGAGGGCCGAAGGTCGCGATGCACcactttcctctccgcctctctttgtttGCAGGACATCATTGCGCAAGTccagcgcgagaagggaatTAGCGAGAAGGATCTGGAGGAGAGGATCGACGAGGAGTTCGACAAGTACCAAGACAAGATGGCGGAGCTTATGCACGACGTGAACGTGGACTGCTTCACCGTCGGTTGGTACCAGACGCTGTCTTTCGGGGACCTGAAGAACAAGGACATCATCGACTCGCTGGTGCTCTACCAGGAAGCGATCGACAAGGCCATTGTGCTCGGCTTTGACCCGATGCTGAACTCGatggcgaagaaggcgttcAAGGCGTACCGCGTCAACCCGGAGTTCGTGCAAAAGTACCAGGAATTCGAGCAGGATGTCTCCAAGTACAACAAACTCCGCGCGAAGGACATCCTCATTGAGGTGAGAAGTGCGCGCAGAAACttgagaaaaaagagcgcACCAGAACAGACTTCCACGGCCCATCGACCCAGACTTCGGATCTCTCCGCGCCGCGAGTCGGGTCCACCGAGGGGCGTGGAGCACTGGAAGAGGACTGCAgttcgggtgtacatacacctgccTCGGCGTCCGCGAGAGTCGCCGGCGTATGGGGGCCCGACCGCCTTCGCCAGCTGCGTCTTCACAGTTTTCTGTTTGACTCGGTGTCCACTTTCTCGCAGGTCCCCCTCGTCGTGGTGAATCCGTTCCTGGTCGAGGCCTTCCTGATGGACTGGGCAGTGCACGACCCGCTGCAGAACCAGGCGGACTTTGACAGCTTGGAGCTCGACCAGAGCGTGTACATGGAGAAGAACTTGTCGATGCTTTCAATGTCGCTCGAGGCCTTGGGCGACGAACAAGACAAACTGCAGAGATACCAGAGAGAGTCGCTGAAGCAGCAGCAACTTCAGAAGCAGCTCCTGGAGCGTCGGCGCTTGGAGAACGACCAGAGGCGACTTCGAGGCGAGCCGTTGCTCCCGGCGGACCTGGATGGCCCGGCGTTCCGCAAGATTGATCCGCCTTCCCAGTTGAACACGCTCATGATGAGCAGCCAGGCGCAACTCCAGTGTGAAGACATcaacgctgcatgcagcgagacCCTGGGAAAGATGTTCCTCCTCCACTGGGGCAACCTGCGAAAGAAGCAAACCCCCGCTGGGTTGagcgccgctgtcgccgcggccgccgccgaTGCAAAATGAGCTGtcagacagcgaagaacagagaggaagagaggcaaagagggagaacgagaagcaggacgcagaaggcgtCATGGCACGAGGGGGTGTAGAGACCGAGGGCTTTTTGGAAAGGAGCGAAGTGGGTGCTGCGTGCGACGCGTTTCGGGGGGCATTGAGTTTGGTCCCTCGAGCGTGACTTCGAGGTTTGTTCATCGTGTCAGGGCCATCTGGGCACGTCACGGAGAAGGGTGAGCTCTGAGAAAGCCGGAAAAAGGCAAGTACctgcgaagagagagcggggagagacgtTCGTGCGGCAAGCGGACGAGACAGCGTGGAGGGAGCGGGAGGAGGACTGGTCGCGCTACCCCCGCCTCGTTTTTGCGCACGTGCAAAGAGCAACGTAGGCTCTTCTTTTGTGGTTCACAGAAGCTGGTTTTCGTGTTCATGCTCGTCCGCTGAGAgtgtcttgtcttcttttccggtGTAGACATTTCTCAAACAGATTTCTAGCTCGCGCGTCACGGGCTGTGTAACCGGCACAGTGGTCCTCGCTGGAAACGCGCGGGTGTCTGTCGACACACGCGTCTCCGAGCAGGCGCGGTGCCCAGCCTAACCTCGAGTCGAGGCCGCTCTTttgtgtttctcgcctcgctcatTCGCCGGTTGCTGCTGAACTGCACACATTGCCtggaagacagaaaggctGCACTGCTGGGaacgctcgccgtctcgagATGTGTGGGCGCTCGTCCCTGCTGGACCTGCCTGCCTAGGCGGAGCGAACGCCGGGGGGACAATGACGTTTCGCGACTGGTCAAAGTAAAGAGGAGGGCAGACCCCCGGATGTCCCAGGACAAAAACGCGCTTTTTAAACGCGCTTTCGTCGCCAACTAGCTGGTGCACGGGgagctgtcgagacacccgagaccGAGGGCGAGAGCCTGCATGTGGCCATCGGCGATCCGAGGCTGGTGCCTACTGGCTATCCTCCGTTCTCAAGTTCACACCTTGTGCTTGCACTTTTTCTTGCGACGGCAACCGAGGACAGCGCTTCTAGTGACGGCTGTGAGGTCCAGAAGGATGGCGCTTCGAGGCGATCAGCCGCGGCGAGCGCAGTCGTCTCTGATTCGATCTACAGATAAACACCGTTTCGAATTCTTTCTAGGGCGGTGCGTGCGGCGCGGATGGACCGCAGAAGATGGAACCTTCCACGAGAGGTCTGGGTAGATCAGAGTCAACTTCACATGCATCAGTGTGCACAGGTAGTCGATATGGTGAAGGCCCCACAACACAAACCCTTTTTTGTGCAACGTGTTCAAAGAACCCTTCGCATCAGTtgtccctcctctttctctctagtcctctgttcctttccttccctgtcGTTCGCGTACTTCATCCCTCTACACGGAGATCCTGTTGAAACAGGTTCAACCTCTCAAGACGAATCCATTGCCTCAACTTATCTTTCCTCTgagccttttctcgctcatGCGACACTCTCCCCTCATCTCCACGGTCGAGTTGCTCTTGCATCCACTACTTCATCCCGATCGACGAAACAAACGCCTTCATCCAATTGACTAAACCGCTCCAAGCAATCACATGCCTCAGGTTCTTTTCCGAGTAAAGCAGCGGCGGCTAGCGGCTCGGCCTCAGCCCGCGGCGTCCCAAATTGAAGACAGCGGGGCGGCGTGCAGTCGTTTCGGATTTGCACGGGGGCTCCTCCACCAACAGAGCTCTCAGGTGCTCAGTGTCTCGGGGAGTCTCTTCCCAGTTGGGGTGTTCGCGAATGTACGAAAGCATCTTGAGGAGCTGTTTCCGTCTGCAAAGAgtaggaagagagacaaatcGGGGCAGTGCCACGCGCACGGACAGCCAAAAGAGCTACAACGGCCAAAGCCAAGAGCCGCCacgcctgcatgcatagCTTCGTGTGTGTGGCTAGAGCTCTGCAAATATTCACACCCCTTTCTGGCAGTGTTGCTGCCTGTCAATAAATCTGTTCGTGGATGCCTGTCTATTTTTCCAGCGATGCGACGCTATCTCTATCGACAACACCCATTTCCACATCTatatctctgcatgcacaccccCACCTACATATACATTGATACAGACAGGTGTCTAGAGAGATTTCGAGAGGTTCATATACACATCtatggagacagagagatacacaGAGATTTACACAGATTTAAACACATCCATTTACATATTCAGATGTTTACGcaacagagaagcgacggccGAGGGTACACGATTTTGTCTCGAAGAACCGACGCAAAAAGAGAATGCTTCGACGCTCCTTCCTTCGTACCTGTGCGTGACA of the Neospora caninum Liverpool complete genome, chromosome XII genome contains:
- a CDS encoding DEHA2F06798p, related — protein: MNSGGKYVPPSLRGGAQPGAAQGGLQGSAAPAAFAPSAVPSSPYGAAGPALSSSPASSLNAGGVSPGDDVSPQGVSPNQRRTAAQVLAGMSGTGASRRAKASYPLRVVEVDSLVLMKVLKHCKENYPTPVNGQLLGIDCKDRLEVTNCFPLPQKKDIIAQVQREKGISEKDLEERIDEEFDKYQDKMAELMHDVNVDCFTVGWYQTLSFGDLKNKDIIDSLVLYQEAIDKAIVLGFDPMLNSMAKKAFKAYRVNPEFVQKYQEFEQDVSKYNKLRAKDILIEVPLVVVNPFLVEAFLMDWAVHDPLQNQADFDSLELDQSVYMEKNLSMLSMSLEALGDEQDKLQRYQRESLKQQQLQKQLLERRRLENDQRRLRGEPLLPADLDGPAFRKIDPPSQLNTLMMSSQAQLQCEDINAACSETLGKMFLLHWGNLRKKQTPAGLSAAVAAAAADAK